CGCGCCGCCCTCGAAAAAATCGCCGCCGACCTGATCGTGGACTTGCACCTCCGCGAAATCTGAGCCCCCCTAACCCCGCCGCCGCCCGCCCAGCGCCTCCACCAGCAGCAACCACAAAAAACGCGGGTTGTTCTTCAAGTACCGCGGCCCCAGCCGCCGCGGCTCCCGGCACATCCGGTAAAACCATTCCAGCCCCGCCCGCTGCATCCACCGCGGCGCCTGCGGCACCCGCCCGGCGTGAAAATCAAACGCCGCCCCCACCCCGATCATCAGCGTCGTCTCCAGCCGCTCCAGATGCGCCGCCATAAAACGCTCCTGCTTGGGCGTGCTCAACCCAATCCACATGATGTCCGGCCGCGCCGCCGCCACCTGCCCCGCCAGCCCCGCCAGCTCCGCCTCCGTCAACGGCCGAAACGGCGGCTCGTACTCCCCCACAATCTGCACCCCCGGAAATCGCGCCGTCATCTTCTCCCGCAGCCGCGCCGTCACCCCCTCCGTCCCCCCGTAAAAGAAATGCCGCAACCCCGGCTCGGCCAGCAGCGCCAGCATCAAATCCGGCCCATACACCCGCTGCACATGCGCATGCCCCCGCCGCCGCCCCAGCCACACCATCGGCATGCCATCCGGCGTGCACAAAAAAGCCCGGTTGTGAATCTCCCGCAGCCCCGCATCCTCCTGGCATTCCATCACCCCATGCACCCCCGTCACGCACACATACCCCTTCCGGCGCTGCGCAATCGCCTCCCGAATGGCCTGCCGCGCCAGCTCCATGTTCAAGGCGCTGAGCTGTACCCCCAGCACGTTGTAACGGGCTATCTCCATCCGTCACCAACCCATGCCCCCCAACCTAACGGCCGGCCGCCGCCGGGACAAGGCAAATGGCAGGCCCACGCCCCCTCTCCCCCTTCCGCCTCCACCACCGCAAAAGCACTGGACAAATCACCGGCAATGCTCGACATAAATTTCATGCTCTCGCAACCAACCCCTTTCCCCCAGCAACTCCTGCAGGCCATCCGCCAGGCCCGGCATATCGTCGCCTTCACCGGCGCCGGCGTCTCCGCCGAAAGCGGCGTCCCCACCTTCCGCGACGCCCAGACCGGCTTCTGGGCCCAATTCAAGCCCGAGGAACTCGCCACCCCGGAGGCCTTTGCGGCCAATCCCGAGCGCGTCTGGCAATGGTACGCCCTCCGCCGCCAGCGGCTCCGCCAAGTCCAGCCCAACCCCGGCCACTTCGCCCTGGCCCGCATGGAACAGTTGGCGCCCCGCTTCACCTTGATCACCCAAAATGTGGACCGCCTCCATCAACGGGCCGGCAGCCGCAACGTCCTCGAACTGCACGGCTGCATCCTCCGCGTCCGCTGCCCCCGCGATCATTTCACCCTCGAAGACTACCACGACGGCCACGACCCCGCCCCGCCGCGCTGCCCCCACTGTCACGCCCCGCTCCGGCCCGATGTGGTTTGGTTTGGGGAAATGCTGCCCCCCGACGTGTTGCGCGACGCCGAAGCCGCCGCGGAAAACTGCGATGTCTTTCTCTCCATCGGCACCTCCATGCAGGTCTATCCCGCGGCGCAACTCCCCTTCACCGCCCTCGACCACGGCGCCCTCGTGGTCGAAATCAACCCCAACCCCACCGCCCTCACCGAACAGGCCACCCATGCCTTCCACGGCCCAAGCGGCGTCCTCCTCCCGCAGTTGCTCCACGCCGTTTGGGGAGATCCCGGCGCCAATCCAGCTCCCTCTTGACCACTCTTTCCCCCGCCGGCGGCCAGTGCCCGGCCGGCGAAACTCTTTTCGCAGCCCGCAGAACCGCCCCCTCTACGGCAGCACTTGCACCCGGTAAAAACGCAACGCCCGCTGCGTGGCCCCCGCATCCAGCAAACTGGCCGTCGCCCCCGTCGCCTGCACCGGCGCACCCACCGCCTGCCATCCCGCCGTGGCCACCTGATCCCGCGCCCACACCTGATACCGCTTCCCCGGCACACTGCGCCAGATGACCGTCGTGCCGCTGGCATCCTGCACCACCCGCTCCACCTTCAAAACCGACACCGCATTCGTCGGCACCGTCCCCGCCACCGCCTCCGCCGCGTTGCTCATCCCGTCCCGATCCGGATCCGCCCCCGGCGCCGCCTCCGGCTGCGTGAACCGCGCAAAATACCGCCGCTGAAAACGATCATCCAAACCGTCAAAATTGAAATCCGGCGCCGCCGCCTGGATTTCCACAAAACCATGCGCATACGCCCGCGCCCCGTCATTCGTGCGCGTCACCACCAGGCTCCGCAGCCCCGGCGCCGCATTCGTCGCCACACTCACCACCACGGAAATCCCGGCCAACCCATTGAACGGCGACCCGGCAGCATGCGCCGTCAACGCCCCGTGCGTCACGCCCGGACCCGTAATCTTCAAATCCAGCCCGCTGGCCGGCAAATCCGCCGAAAACACCCCCACCGTCACCTGGCTCTGCCCCGGCTGCAGCTTGATGGGCACCGAGCTGATCACATACGACAACGGATTGGCCGTCGGCTCGCGGATCTGCGTGATCCGAAACGGCGGCACCCCCGCCGTCACCGCCACATGGACCACATTCGTCACCCCCGCGCTCAACGTCACCGCATGATTGCTCGACGTCAAAAAATTCACGTCCGCCATCGCGTACTCCGCCCCCAGCTCATACCCCGCCACCAGCCACTGATTCACCGGCGGATCCAGCGGCGCCACCCGCACCACATACGCCCCCGGCGGCACCCCGCTCATCACATACTGGCCATTGGCCCGCGTCGCCGTCCCCGCCACCACCGCCCCCTCCCCGTTCTCCAAATACACCGCCGCCCCCCTCACCGGCTGCCCCCCCTTGGTCACCGTCCCCCGCACATGCCCCAGCGTCGCCGTCTGCCCCGCCGCCGGATACAACGTCCGCACCGCCGCCTGCTCATCACTGGACAACCCGCTCTGGCTGCTCTGCCCAATGTCCCCATACGCCAGCATCG
The DNA window shown above is from Verrucomicrobiia bacterium and carries:
- a CDS encoding NAD-dependent deacylase, whose amino-acid sequence is MLSQPTPFPQQLLQAIRQARHIVAFTGAGVSAESGVPTFRDAQTGFWAQFKPEELATPEAFAANPERVWQWYALRRQRLRQVQPNPGHFALARMEQLAPRFTLITQNVDRLHQRAGSRNVLELHGCILRVRCPRDHFTLEDYHDGHDPAPPRCPHCHAPLRPDVVWFGEMLPPDVLRDAEAAAENCDVFLSIGTSMQVYPAAQLPFTALDHGALVVEINPNPTALTEQATHAFHGPSGVLLPQLLHAVWGDPGANPAPS
- a CDS encoding WecB/TagA/CpsF family glycosyltransferase, with amino-acid sequence MEIARYNVLGVQLSALNMELARQAIREAIAQRRKGYVCVTGVHGVMECQEDAGLREIHNRAFLCTPDGMPMVWLGRRRGHAHVQRVYGPDLMLALLAEPGLRHFFYGGTEGVTARLREKMTARFPGVQIVGEYEPPFRPLTEAELAGLAGQVAAARPDIMWIGLSTPKQERFMAAHLERLETTLMIGVGAAFDFHAGRVPQAPRWMQRAGLEWFYRMCREPRRLGPRYLKNNPRFLWLLLVEALGGRRRG